Within the Plesiomonas shigelloides genome, the region AAACGCCGTTAAAACTGGTGCTGCGCGGTATCTCCGCGGGGCGTTTTCCTTCGGCGGTGATCGATGCGGCGGGTAATACCCAGACGTACGAAAAAGGCGATGAACTGCGCCGACATAACGCCACCGTGGTGGATATTCAGCCGGATTTTGTGGTGCTGTCGATTAATGGCCGTTTGGAGCGTTTGAGCTTTCCGGCTGAAGCCGAGCAAGCCGGTTTGCTGACCGTGACGCGCACGGCTGCGCCCACCCAAACCGAACTGTCGTCAATGGCAAAGGTGCGGCAAACCTTGGCCGCGGATCCGCAAAAGTTATTCAGTTTTCTTCGTTTTAATCCCGTGAACAAGGATGGGCACAGGTATGGATGGGGGGTCGAGCCTGGGGCTGACCGCACCCTGTTTGATGCTGCCGGACTGCAGCTGGGGGACATCGTGGTGGCGCTCAATGGTCAGTCATTGACTGAGCACGCCAAAGCGATGGAGCTCTTGATGACGCTACCGGCGATGACCGAATTGGTGATGACGGTTGAGCGGCAAGAGGCGCACCACGAGTTGCGCATTCCCCTGCGTTAATGAACCGGCACTCAGTAATACAGTGCTGAACCACTACTTCAGTGATCCTGTACCAAACGGTATTCCATCCGGGAGAGATTTCCATCGTGTTGTGGCCTAACAGTTTTGTATCCCCTCGTGCTGCGCGTGTTAGCGCTACGCGCACTTTTTGGCGTCGTCCGGCGGCCTTGATGTTGTGTCTGGCTTTAGTCGGCACAACGCTGAGCCCGCAGGCGGTGTTGGCCGAAGAGTTCAGCGCCAATTTCAAAGATACCGATCTCAAAACCTTCATCGAGACCAGTGGCCGTAACCTGAATAAAACCATCATCATGGGCGCGGATGTCAAAGGCAAAGTCAGTATCCGCACCGTGACGCCGCTTAATGAGCGGCAGTATTACCAGCTGTTTTTGAATGTGCTGGAGTCGCAAGGCTACGCGGTGGTGACGCTGGATAATGGCGTGCTGAAAGTGGTGAAGTCGAATGTGGCGAAAACCGAGCCGCTGCCGGTATTGGGTGAACAGGGCAATGATTATCAGGGCGATGAACTGATCACGCGTGTGGTGCCGGTGCGCAATGTGTCGGTACGCGAGCTGGCACCGATTTTGCGCCAGATGATTGATAACGCGGGCTCCGGCAACGTGGTCAATTACGATCCGTCGAACGTGATTATGCTGACTGGCCGCGCGGCGGTGGTAGAGCGTTTGACCGAGGTGATCCAACGGGTGGATCGCGCCGGGAATAAGTCCGAAGAGGTGATCCCGCTCGAGCATGCTTCCTCCTCCGAAATCGCGCGTGTACTGGAAAATCTGACCAAAAATAGCAAAGACAGCCAACCGGCGAGCATGAAATCGCAAGTGGTAGCCGATGAGCGTACCAATAGTTTGGTGATCAGCGGCGATCCGGCAATCCGCGACAAAATGAAGCGCCTGATCCGCCAACTTGACTCCGAGATGGAGCGCAGTGGCAACAGTCAGGTGTTCTACCTTAAGTACAGTAAAGCCGAAGATCTGGTGGAAGTGCTCAATCAGGTCAGCGGCTCGTTGAAAGCGGCGCAAGGGGAAGGTCAAGCGGGCGTGCGTAGCCGTCAGGATGTGGTGTCGATTGCGGCCAGCAAAACCAGCAATGCGCTGATTGTCACCGCGCCGCAAGACATTATGCGCTCGCTGGAAAGCGTGATCACCCAGCTGGATGTGCGCCGCGCGCAGGTGCATGTGGAAGCGCTGATCGTAGAAGTCGCCGAAGGCAATAACATCAACTTTGGCGTGCAATGGGCATCCAAAGATGCCGGATTGATGCAGTTCTCCAATGGCACTCAGATCCCTATCGGATCTTTGGTCGGCGCGTTGTCGAAAGCCCAGCCGCAAAAAGGCTCCACTATTATCAGTGAAAATGGCGCGACCACCATTAACCCTGATAAAGAGGGGGATCTGTCGGCGTTAACCCAGCTGCTGGCCGGTTACAGCGGCACGGCGGTGGGCGTTGTGAAAGGCGATTGGATGGCGCTGGTACAGGCAGTGAAGGCCGATTCGTCATCCAACGTGCTCTCCACGCCAAGTATTACCACCTTGGATAACCAAGAAGCGTTCTTCATGGTCGGGCAAGATGTGCCGGTGTTAACCGGCTCTACCACCGGCTCGGACAATAAAAATCCGTACAACACCGTCGAGCGTAAGAAAGTCGGCATCATGCTTAAAGTTACGCCGCAGATTAACGAAGGTAATGCGGTGCAGTTGGTGATTGAGCAGGAAGTTTCCAAAGTGGAAGGCCAGACCAATCTGGATGTGGTGTTCGGCGAGCGTAAGCTGAAAACCACCGTGTTGGCCGATGATGGTGAGCTGATTGTGCTGGGCGGTCTGATTGATGATCAGGCCGGCGAAAGTGTCGCGAAAGTACCTTTGCTGGGCGATATTCCGCTGCTGGGGCATCTGTTTAAATCCACCGCCAATAAAAAAGAAAAACGCAATCTGATGGTGTTTATCCGACCAACCATCTTACGTAACGGGCTAGCGGCGGACGGCATTTCCCAGCGCAAATACAACTATATCCGCGCCGAGCAAATCTACCGTGATGAGCAGGGTTTGAGCCTGATGCCACAAACCGCGCAGCCGATTTTGCCGGCCTATGGCCAGCAACCGGTGGCGGTGGAAGTACAAGCCTTCTTACAGCTCGGGAAAGCTCCGCATGGCTAATCGGTTAACGACCTCGCGGGTGACTGAGCAGGGCGCTAAACTGGACTCAGAACAGTGCACTGCTTTGGATGCGCCCTGCAGTGCGAACTCCGCGACCGAGCGCGCGCCACGCTTACCCTATAGCTACGCTCGCCGCTGGCAATTACTGGCAGTGCCTAATGCAGAAAATACGCATGGCTTAACGCTGTATCACGTGCATCCCTTGTCGCGCGCGGTGTTGCTCGAGCTTCGCC harbors:
- the gspC gene encoding type II secretion system protein GspC translates to MTAHRRFKLPSAPWRGAWRAQGRRISVRLCCGFLLLPASLLTVGAISYSLWQALTFDPVAVSVSSPRHDAALSANSASATGSADAESLNWQRVAQQHWFGRPAPVTAVTPPPPAVLKETPLKLVLRGISAGRFPSAVIDAAGNTQTYEKGDELRRHNATVVDIQPDFVVLSINGRLERLSFPAEAEQAGLLTVTRTAAPTQTELSSMAKVRQTLAADPQKLFSFLRFNPVNKDGHRYGWGVEPGADRTLFDAAGLQLGDIVVALNGQSLTEHAKAMELLMTLPAMTELVMTVERQEAHHELRIPLR
- the gspD gene encoding type II secretion system secretin GspD gives rise to the protein MLCLALVGTTLSPQAVLAEEFSANFKDTDLKTFIETSGRNLNKTIIMGADVKGKVSIRTVTPLNERQYYQLFLNVLESQGYAVVTLDNGVLKVVKSNVAKTEPLPVLGEQGNDYQGDELITRVVPVRNVSVRELAPILRQMIDNAGSGNVVNYDPSNVIMLTGRAAVVERLTEVIQRVDRAGNKSEEVIPLEHASSSEIARVLENLTKNSKDSQPASMKSQVVADERTNSLVISGDPAIRDKMKRLIRQLDSEMERSGNSQVFYLKYSKAEDLVEVLNQVSGSLKAAQGEGQAGVRSRQDVVSIAASKTSNALIVTAPQDIMRSLESVITQLDVRRAQVHVEALIVEVAEGNNINFGVQWASKDAGLMQFSNGTQIPIGSLVGALSKAQPQKGSTIISENGATTINPDKEGDLSALTQLLAGYSGTAVGVVKGDWMALVQAVKADSSSNVLSTPSITTLDNQEAFFMVGQDVPVLTGSTTGSDNKNPYNTVERKKVGIMLKVTPQINEGNAVQLVIEQEVSKVEGQTNLDVVFGERKLKTTVLADDGELIVLGGLIDDQAGESVAKVPLLGDIPLLGHLFKSTANKKEKRNLMVFIRPTILRNGLAADGISQRKYNYIRAEQIYRDEQGLSLMPQTAQPILPAYGQQPVAVEVQAFLQLGKAPHG